A genomic segment from Gilvibacter sp. SZ-19 encodes:
- a CDS encoding ATP-dependent 6-phosphofructokinase, with amino-acid sequence MNTNKIKHIGVFTSGGDSPGMNAALYAIAKASEKNGIKVSGFRKGYEGLIDGDFLPLKSHDLQKLVHKGGTILKTARSKRFMKLEGRKKALQTLTANKIDALIAIGGDGTFKGLLAFSEICDIPFIGIPGTIDNDLAGTDYTLGFDSAVNTAIENIDKIRDTAESHNRVFIVEVMGRDSGYIGIHSGLMVGADAILIPESAKDFIYLLDKVKNYDSEDAFLVVVSEGDEIGAELVSSKIKEVNPDVDLRITKLGHVQRGGNPSALDRMLGIRLGAASVNVLSEGKKNAMVGILNNQLQLTPFKEVVKQHQVNTELYELLELFGK; translated from the coding sequence ATGAACACAAATAAAATTAAACATATAGGCGTATTCACTTCTGGGGGCGACAGTCCTGGGATGAACGCTGCATTGTATGCAATAGCTAAAGCCTCAGAGAAGAATGGTATAAAGGTAAGTGGATTTCGCAAAGGATACGAAGGGTTAATAGATGGTGATTTCCTTCCATTAAAATCGCACGACTTACAAAAGTTAGTGCACAAAGGTGGCACCATCTTAAAAACAGCTCGAAGTAAACGTTTTATGAAATTGGAGGGTCGCAAAAAAGCCTTACAAACCTTAACCGCAAATAAAATTGATGCTCTAATTGCCATAGGTGGCGACGGTACATTTAAGGGACTATTGGCCTTTTCAGAAATATGCGATATCCCCTTTATTGGTATTCCAGGAACTATTGATAATGACCTTGCTGGAACAGATTATACCCTTGGTTTCGATTCTGCCGTAAATACCGCTATTGAAAATATTGATAAAATACGGGACACAGCTGAATCCCATAACCGTGTCTTCATAGTAGAAGTAATGGGAAGGGATTCAGGCTATATCGGTATTCATTCGGGTTTGATGGTCGGTGCAGATGCCATCCTAATTCCAGAAAGCGCAAAAGACTTTATATACCTATTGGACAAGGTTAAAAACTACGATAGCGAAGATGCCTTTCTTGTCGTGGTTTCTGAAGGTGATGAAATAGGTGCTGAACTTGTTTCCTCAAAAATAAAGGAAGTTAATCCCGATGTCGATTTACGAATTACAAAACTCGGTCACGTGCAGCGAGGTGGAAATCCTTCCGCTTTGGACAGAATGTTGGGAATTAGACTTGGAGCAGCAAGTGTAAACGTTCTTTCAGAAGGTAAAAAGAATGCGATGGTTGGAATTTTGAATAATCAATTGCAACTAACCCCTTTTAAAGAGGTGGTCAAGCAACATCAGGTAAATACTGAATTATATGAACTTTTAGAACTATTTGGAAAATGA
- a CDS encoding alpha/beta hydrolase, with protein sequence MTLLLIFIVFILPVVAIAGYQHYKIGTQPAYDANETLLNYEIIGSGKNKLVLLHGLTGSLNYWKRELESITKTHSLLLIDLLGFGDSPKPKSDYSLSVQLQALELVLKKEGFNDGKTTIAGHSMGAIISLALLEKYSHWFKAGIFIGIPVYKDADEFKKVMSTHSFVDRVSSSKFSKYICMIHPIFMSRAFKPDNLTDEVYEDAKKHHWMSYYYSLTEVILKTDLYAMARKIEDKDVLFIHGEKDTTAPLKMP encoded by the coding sequence ATGACCTTATTACTCATATTCATAGTGTTCATTTTACCTGTAGTAGCTATTGCAGGCTATCAGCATTACAAGATTGGTACGCAACCAGCTTATGATGCCAACGAAACGCTCTTGAATTATGAAATAATAGGTTCTGGAAAAAACAAACTCGTTTTGCTGCACGGTTTAACAGGCTCGTTGAATTATTGGAAACGTGAATTAGAAAGCATAACAAAAACACATTCATTGCTTTTGATAGACCTTCTCGGCTTTGGTGATTCGCCAAAACCAAAAAGTGATTATTCCTTATCGGTGCAACTGCAAGCGTTAGAATTAGTTTTAAAAAAAGAAGGGTTCAATGATGGAAAAACAACTATCGCGGGACATTCAATGGGAGCGATAATTTCATTAGCCCTTTTAGAGAAATATTCTCATTGGTTCAAGGCAGGAATTTTTATCGGCATACCTGTTTATAAGGATGCAGATGAATTTAAGAAAGTAATGTCCACACATTCCTTTGTGGATAGAGTTTCGTCAAGTAAATTCTCAAAATACATCTGTATGATTCATCCCATATTTATGTCACGTGCATTCAAGCCCGATAACCTAACGGATGAAGTTTATGAAGATGCAAAAAAGCATCATTGGATGAGTTATTATTATTCGCTCACTGAAGTTATCTTGAAAACAGATTTATATGCGATGGCAAGGAAAATTGAGGATAAAGACGTGCTTTTTATTCACGGAGAAAAAGACACCACGGCACCTTTGAAAATGCCTTAA
- a CDS encoding dicarboxylate/amino acid:cation symporter gives MFDTEVKSLKSFSHYLSKLVESRLWLKVIIALFLGVGLGLLLSPQNGWITKETADIAGNWLALPGVLFLKLVQMIMIPLIVASIITGIASNDKDSLKKLGGGVLLYFLGTTIVSVSLGVILSQLFRPGRFLHQQALDEHNEITAVPTESSELSFGLETIPDAISNLLPENPLASMVSGEMLSIVIFTIIIGVAVLSLEDSLLRPVKLLLSAIQEVCMTVVKWSMLLVPIAVFGLMAQLTSSVGLSSLSGLTYYVGVVLLGLLLLVIFYLGLIILLGKTNPLRFLKKIRDVQLLAFSTTSSAAVMPLSLKTAEEELKVDKTISNFIIPIGATVNMDGTALYQTITTLFIAQAYGLEMSLLNIVVVIVTIVAASIGTPAIPGGGVVILASVLGSVGIPAEGIIIIIGVERLLGMFRTAVNVTGDLTACMVFNRLYGKIPILVTEKTINTPTLKQ, from the coding sequence ATGTTCGATACAGAAGTAAAATCGCTTAAATCATTCAGTCACTACCTCTCAAAATTGGTAGAAAGTCGTCTATGGCTAAAGGTTATCATCGCCTTGTTTCTAGGGGTTGGGTTGGGTTTGCTTTTAAGTCCTCAAAATGGGTGGATTACTAAAGAAACAGCTGATATCGCAGGAAATTGGCTGGCATTGCCTGGTGTACTTTTTCTGAAATTGGTGCAGATGATTATGATTCCTTTGATTGTGGCTTCCATTATTACCGGAATCGCAAGTAATGACAAGGACAGTCTAAAAAAATTAGGTGGTGGCGTTCTCTTATATTTTCTAGGTACGACCATAGTTTCGGTAAGTTTGGGTGTTATACTTTCTCAACTTTTTAGACCTGGGCGTTTTTTACATCAGCAGGCTCTAGATGAACATAACGAAATTACAGCTGTCCCAACGGAGAGTTCAGAGCTTTCCTTTGGTCTTGAAACCATCCCAGATGCCATATCAAACTTGCTTCCAGAAAACCCTTTGGCATCTATGGTTAGTGGTGAAATGTTAAGTATCGTGATTTTCACAATCATTATTGGTGTAGCTGTGCTATCGCTTGAGGATTCTTTACTGCGCCCAGTAAAGCTTCTTTTAAGTGCCATTCAGGAAGTCTGTATGACGGTGGTAAAATGGTCAATGCTTCTAGTGCCTATCGCCGTTTTTGGTCTTATGGCGCAGCTTACCTCTAGTGTTGGATTAAGTTCCTTATCTGGTCTAACATACTATGTTGGAGTGGTGCTTCTGGGCCTTCTGTTATTGGTAATTTTCTACTTGGGACTCATCATACTTCTCGGAAAGACAAACCCATTGCGCTTTCTTAAAAAAATAAGGGATGTTCAATTATTGGCTTTTTCCACCACAAGTTCTGCGGCAGTAATGCCCTTATCATTAAAAACCGCCGAAGAGGAATTGAAAGTGGACAAAACTATTAGCAATTTTATAATTCCTATTGGTGCAACCGTCAATATGGACGGAACGGCACTTTATCAGACTATTACAACACTTTTTATAGCTCAAGCTTACGGTCTGGAAATGAGCTTGCTCAATATTGTAGTGGTCATTGTAACCATTGTCGCTGCTTCCATTGGCACGCCTGCCATACCAGGAGGTGGCGTTGTTATACTCGCTTCTGTTTTGGGAAGTGTTGGCATACCGGCCGAAGGCATCATCATTATCATTGGTGTAGAAAGACTATTGGGAATGTTCAGGACTGCTGTAAACGTAACTGGTGATTTGACTGCCTGTATGGTATTCAATAGGCTCTATGGTAAAATACCAATTTTGGTTACTGAGAAAACGATTAATACACCAACTTTAAAACAATGA
- a CDS encoding class I fructose-bisphosphate aldolase, with product MKTDINITELLGEKADFYLEHVCEKITKDELQTPSKTSLDKVFAQSNRNPQVLRSLSQLYNHGNLGGTGYLSILPVDQGIEHSAAFSFYKNPDYFDPENIIKLAIEAGCNGVASTFGVLGLNVRKYAHKIPFIVKINHNELLTYPNKYDQTLFGKVKDAWNMGAVAVGATVYFGSEESNRQLKEISEAFEEAHSLGMGTILWCYTRNEAFKTEKDDYHAAADLTGQANHLGVTIQADIIKQKLPTNNFGFKNIGVGKYDDEMYDTLTTDHPIDLCRLQVANCYMGKIGLINSGGGSKGESDLVEAITTAVINKRAGGSGLIMGRKAFQKPFGEGVEVLQSVQKVYLDSKISIA from the coding sequence ATGAAAACAGACATAAATATTACCGAACTATTGGGGGAAAAAGCAGACTTCTACTTAGAACACGTCTGTGAAAAAATAACCAAGGACGAATTGCAAACACCTAGTAAGACAAGCCTAGACAAGGTATTTGCTCAAAGTAACAGAAATCCGCAGGTTCTGCGAAGTCTTTCACAATTATATAACCACGGAAATTTAGGTGGCACAGGTTATCTGAGCATTCTGCCTGTTGACCAAGGCATTGAGCATAGTGCTGCTTTCTCATTCTATAAAAACCCAGATTATTTTGACCCAGAGAATATCATCAAATTGGCAATAGAAGCAGGATGCAATGGAGTGGCTTCCACCTTTGGTGTTTTGGGATTGAATGTTCGTAAATATGCCCATAAAATTCCCTTTATCGTTAAGATTAACCACAATGAACTACTTACCTATCCCAATAAATATGACCAAACCTTATTTGGAAAGGTAAAAGATGCTTGGAATATGGGAGCGGTTGCCGTAGGTGCAACTGTATACTTTGGATCAGAGGAAAGTAACAGGCAACTCAAAGAAATTTCTGAAGCTTTTGAAGAAGCACATAGTTTAGGCATGGGCACTATTTTATGGTGTTACACCCGTAACGAAGCTTTTAAAACCGAAAAAGACGATTATCACGCTGCTGCCGATTTAACCGGGCAGGCCAATCATTTGGGAGTTACCATTCAAGCAGATATCATCAAACAAAAATTACCTACAAACAATTTTGGATTCAAAAATATAGGGGTTGGTAAATATGATGATGAAATGTATGATACATTGACGACAGACCATCCCATAGACCTATGTAGGTTACAAGTAGCCAATTGTTATATGGGTAAAATAGGACTGATAAATTCTGGAGGTGGCTCTAAAGGGGAGTCAGATTTAGTGGAAGCAATAACTACAGCTGTAATCAATAAAAGAGCTGGTGGTTCTGGGTTGATTATGGGAAGAAAGGCCTTTCAAAAGCCCTTTGGCGAAGGTGTGGAAGTATTACAATCCGTTCAGAAAGTTTATTTGGATTCTAAAATTAGCATAGCATAA
- a CDS encoding type II glyceraldehyde-3-phosphate dehydrogenase, with the protein MKKIAVIGYGVIGKRVADAINLQDDMKLSGVCDIISDWRIQNVVRKGYDIYAATQEAEGKMKSEGISVKGNMKELLKKSDLVVDCTPKKIAAQNVAIYKEQNIKFILHGGEKHETTGHSFSAENNYESALNIDATRVVSCNTTSILRTLTALKRADLLDYARGTLLRRATDPWESHLGGIMNTMVPEKDIPSHQGPDAKSVDPELDVITAAVKVPETLSHMHYWNVKLKKQATKEEVLNALKTSSRIKLIRYDQGLVSNNTIKEMFLDMGRPWGDMYEVALWEDMLKVQGDELFYAYVVDNQAIVIPETIDAIRALTGIETDGAKSISKTNESLGIH; encoded by the coding sequence ATGAAAAAAATAGCAGTAATAGGATATGGCGTTATAGGAAAAAGAGTGGCAGATGCCATCAATCTACAAGACGATATGAAGCTTTCAGGAGTATGCGATATCATTAGTGATTGGCGTATTCAAAACGTCGTAAGAAAGGGTTATGACATCTACGCGGCAACCCAAGAAGCAGAGGGCAAAATGAAATCCGAAGGCATTTCAGTAAAAGGAAATATGAAGGAACTTTTAAAGAAATCAGACCTCGTCGTGGATTGTACCCCTAAAAAGATTGCGGCTCAAAATGTCGCAATTTATAAAGAACAAAACATCAAATTTATTTTACACGGTGGCGAAAAACACGAAACCACGGGGCATTCCTTTAGTGCGGAAAATAATTATGAATCGGCGTTAAATATAGATGCTACAAGGGTGGTTTCCTGCAATACCACTTCCATTTTACGAACCTTGACAGCCTTAAAAAGAGCTGACTTATTGGATTACGCCAGGGGGACACTTCTAAGAAGAGCTACTGACCCTTGGGAAAGTCATTTAGGAGGCATAATGAATACGATGGTACCAGAGAAAGATATCCCTAGCCATCAAGGTCCTGATGCTAAAAGCGTTGACCCAGAATTGGATGTAATTACTGCTGCGGTAAAAGTTCCTGAAACCCTCAGTCATATGCATTATTGGAATGTGAAGTTAAAAAAGCAGGCAACTAAGGAAGAAGTTCTAAACGCTCTAAAAACTTCCAGTCGAATTAAACTAATTCGATATGACCAAGGGTTGGTGTCCAACAACACTATTAAGGAAATGTTTTTGGATATGGGAAGACCTTGGGGCGATATGTATGAGGTTGCCCTCTGGGAAGATATGTTAAAGGTACAAGGTGATGAACTTTTTTATGCTTACGTGGTCGATAACCAAGCTATTGTTATCCCTGAAACCATTGATGCCATTAGAGCATTAACTGGAATTGAAACAGACGGAGCAAAGTCCATTTCTAAAACCAACGAAAGCTTGGGAATTCATTAA
- a CDS encoding NAD(P)/FAD-dependent oxidoreductase, translating into MKDSHTHKKIMSSACKVTDNICLPDSDLPRVVIIGGGFAGLALVEKLKHKEVQVVLFDKNNFHQFQPLFYQVATSALEPDSIVFPFRKQFKGYKNVVFRLAEVEEIQPSSNTLTTTKGKVHYDYLVLATGTTTNFFGMDSIAQNSLGMKDIRDSLNIRHMMLQNLEQAAITCDDYERDALTNFVIVGGGPAGVEMAGALAEFCKYILPKDYPEYPSSIMNIYLVEAGGELLATMSDKASSKTLKYLKSLNVKVLFNEVVSDYDGTIVSTKGGKTILAKNLIWTAGVKGQFPKGIEDKHVVRGNRIKTDTYLKVEGHENIFAIGDIAAIITQDIPKGHPQVAQTAIQQGKYLGDSLFNIIHNRPIKPFKYKDKGALATVGKRRAVADLGKFKFGGYFAWLLWSIVHLMSISGFRNRLMVGFNWAISYFTYEKSNRLIIRNFKPKSLVNETEE; encoded by the coding sequence ATGAAAGATAGCCACACACATAAGAAAATAATGTCATCTGCCTGCAAGGTAACGGATAATATCTGCCTTCCAGATTCTGACCTACCTCGCGTAGTTATCATTGGTGGTGGTTTTGCTGGTCTGGCATTGGTAGAAAAATTGAAACATAAAGAAGTACAAGTTGTATTGTTCGATAAAAACAACTTCCATCAATTTCAACCTTTATTCTATCAAGTGGCAACGAGTGCTTTGGAGCCAGACAGCATTGTGTTTCCATTTAGAAAACAATTTAAGGGATATAAAAATGTAGTGTTCCGCTTGGCGGAAGTCGAGGAAATTCAACCCTCATCAAATACATTAACAACTACCAAAGGAAAAGTCCACTACGACTATCTGGTACTTGCAACTGGTACGACCACAAATTTTTTCGGAATGGATTCCATAGCCCAAAACAGCTTAGGGATGAAGGATATTCGTGATTCCCTGAATATTCGCCATATGATGTTACAGAATCTCGAACAAGCGGCCATTACCTGTGACGATTATGAACGTGATGCGCTAACCAATTTTGTGATTGTGGGTGGCGGTCCCGCAGGTGTAGAAATGGCTGGTGCACTGGCGGAGTTTTGCAAATACATTCTACCAAAGGATTATCCGGAATACCCGTCATCTATTATGAATATTTATTTGGTGGAAGCAGGTGGAGAATTACTTGCTACGATGTCTGACAAAGCTTCCTCAAAAACATTAAAATATTTAAAAAGCCTCAATGTAAAAGTGCTTTTTAACGAGGTGGTTAGCGATTATGACGGCACAATAGTTTCCACCAAAGGCGGAAAAACCATTTTAGCAAAAAACCTGATTTGGACAGCGGGAGTAAAAGGGCAATTTCCCAAAGGGATTGAAGATAAACATGTAGTTAGAGGCAACCGAATAAAAACCGACACCTATCTGAAGGTAGAAGGTCACGAAAACATTTTTGCCATAGGTGACATTGCCGCAATAATTACTCAAGACATTCCTAAAGGGCATCCACAAGTTGCCCAAACAGCCATACAGCAAGGGAAATATTTAGGTGATTCACTTTTTAATATAATACATAACAGACCTATAAAGCCTTTCAAATACAAAGACAAAGGAGCCTTGGCAACCGTAGGTAAACGTAGGGCTGTAGCAGATTTGGGCAAATTCAAGTTTGGTGGTTATTTCGCTTGGCTACTTTGGTCAATAGTACACCTCATGTCCATAAGTGGTTTTAGAAATAGATTGATGGTTGGTTTTAATTGGGCGATAAGCTATTTCACTTACGAAAAGAGCAACCGCCTGATTATTAGAAATTTTAAACCGAAATCATTAGTAAATGAAACAGAAGAATAA
- a CDS encoding universal stress protein has protein sequence MKILLAVDGSDFSKAAVDEINKMILPSYAEICIITVYEFPTMIGPELMATGGSLNNYYEDFISGAKTIGNKIVSEASDVLKSKNKALNITTIVVSGLPKSAILEKAEDWKADLIVVGSQGQGALSRLLLGSVSQYLATHAKCSVLIARDKDKG, from the coding sequence ATGAAAATACTATTGGCAGTAGACGGTTCAGACTTTAGCAAAGCTGCTGTAGATGAAATCAATAAAATGATATTACCATCATATGCTGAAATCTGCATCATAACTGTATATGAGTTTCCCACTATGATTGGCCCAGAATTAATGGCCACAGGTGGAAGCTTGAACAACTACTACGAAGATTTCATAAGTGGCGCTAAAACAATAGGTAATAAAATTGTTTCGGAAGCCAGCGATGTTCTAAAGAGCAAAAACAAAGCTCTTAACATAACTACTATCGTTGTGAGCGGACTACCCAAAAGTGCCATCCTCGAAAAAGCCGAGGATTGGAAAGCAGATTTAATTGTAGTGGGCTCTCAAGGTCAAGGTGCGTTGTCGCGCTTACTTTTAGGCTCTGTTTCCCAATATTTAGCCACCCACGCCAAGTGCTCGGTACTTATTGCAAGAGATAAAGATAAAGGGTGA
- a CDS encoding lycopene cyclase domain-containing protein, protein MRKESRKEMLKMSLITMPFGLTEPLFVPEYWFPPSLFNLAIKTGFDIESLIFSFAIGGIGTVLYNLTFKRSLVEIPQSERGHQRHKLHIYILFVPALVFFILALFTSLNHIYCGIIALFIGGLATLYCRPDLNKKIWVGGILFTVLYFIYFGSILPFYPQYVELYWNLDNLTHILFLGVPIEELLFAFTFGMYWSGLYEHLYWRKLKNRKEF, encoded by the coding sequence TTGAGAAAAGAATCAAGAAAAGAGATGCTCAAAATGAGCCTTATAACAATGCCTTTTGGTTTAACTGAACCTTTGTTTGTTCCAGAATATTGGTTTCCACCTTCGCTGTTCAATTTGGCTATAAAAACAGGTTTTGATATAGAAAGCCTTATCTTTTCTTTTGCTATTGGCGGGATTGGCACGGTACTCTATAACCTTACTTTTAAGCGAAGCCTCGTTGAAATACCACAGAGCGAGCGTGGACACCAACGACATAAGCTACATATTTATATACTTTTTGTGCCTGCGCTGGTCTTTTTTATACTTGCCCTATTTACATCGCTCAACCACATTTATTGTGGGATTATCGCTTTGTTCATAGGTGGTTTGGCAACACTCTATTGCCGTCCAGATTTAAATAAGAAGATTTGGGTCGGAGGAATCTTGTTTACAGTACTGTACTTCATTTATTTCGGAAGTATCCTTCCGTTTTATCCTCAATATGTGGAGCTGTACTGGAATCTTGACAACCTGACCCATATTCTTTTCTTGGGTGTACCCATAGAAGAACTACTGTTCGCCTTCACCTTTGGTATGTACTGGTCTGGATTATATGAACACTTGTATTGGAGAAAACTTAAAAACCGAAAGGAATTTTAA
- a CDS encoding DUF5676 family membrane protein, whose amino-acid sequence MYRLNVKKLGFAFGLTGALIYLGCMIVMATAGREATIDFFNSLLHGLDTTSIIRMDVPLWEAGLGIVQTFILGWLIGACIAAFYNAQIKKQ is encoded by the coding sequence ATGTATCGATTAAACGTAAAGAAATTAGGATTCGCATTCGGGCTTACCGGAGCGTTAATTTACTTGGGCTGTATGATTGTAATGGCAACAGCAGGCCGAGAAGCCACTATAGATTTTTTCAACAGCCTATTGCACGGTTTAGACACCACGAGCATTATTAGGATGGATGTACCCTTATGGGAAGCAGGATTAGGAATAGTACAAACATTTATTTTGGGATGGCTAATCGGTGCCTGTATCGCTGCTTTTTATAACGCTCAAATAAAAAAACAGTAA
- a CDS encoding SHOCT domain-containing protein, producing MHLYDGHFGGMHLIWWIIWIIFIAWIFFIPTDIPYQKTKKDSPLDILKNRFAKGEISKEEFEESKKIINSDN from the coding sequence ATGCATTTATACGACGGACATTTTGGAGGTATGCACCTAATATGGTGGATTATATGGATAATATTTATTGCTTGGATATTCTTTATCCCAACAGATATTCCCTATCAAAAAACTAAGAAGGACAGCCCGCTCGATATTCTCAAAAACCGCTTTGCAAAAGGTGAAATATCCAAGGAAGAATTCGAAGAATCTAAAAAGATTATAAACTCGGACAACTAA
- a CDS encoding heavy-metal-associated domain-containing protein has product MKQKFQINGISCGGCVARVKKTLEEHPNIEKAEIFLAPKGATFITMTEKLSITELQKQLSKLNGYTITEIN; this is encoded by the coding sequence ATGAAGCAAAAATTTCAAATAAACGGAATCAGTTGTGGTGGATGTGTAGCAAGGGTCAAGAAGACTTTGGAAGAACATCCCAATATCGAAAAGGCAGAAATTTTTCTGGCGCCAAAAGGCGCAACGTTTATCACGATGACAGAAAAACTTTCAATTACTGAATTACAAAAGCAACTCAGCAAACTTAACGGATACACAATTACAGAAATAAATTAA
- a CDS encoding WG repeat-containing protein, with product MKKFVIALLLIPYLGIAQTLENLDYISPFNDGVAAIKKGNEWGFIDQEGKLIIDFRNDLVVTKTDNANYPIFEDDRCLIAHHKDGVLYYGYINKEGGTVIAPQFLNATNFNNKKAIALKVHKETIGYNDIFKKDVVSYHYFEVVIDKTGTTIDHLTQLALHVSPQNIKNSGSPTITSKFISANLVAVKGNNSKWQIKKID from the coding sequence ATGAAAAAATTTGTCATCGCATTACTGCTCATCCCTTATCTGGGAATAGCTCAAACTTTAGAAAATTTAGACTACATCTCGCCTTTTAACGATGGCGTTGCCGCCATTAAAAAAGGGAACGAATGGGGTTTTATTGACCAAGAAGGAAAATTAATCATTGATTTTCGAAATGATTTGGTGGTAACCAAAACAGACAACGCCAATTACCCAATCTTTGAAGACGATAGATGCTTGATTGCCCATCATAAGGATGGGGTGCTCTATTATGGATATATAAATAAAGAAGGGGGAACTGTTATTGCACCTCAATTTCTTAACGCCACCAATTTTAATAACAAAAAGGCAATAGCACTAAAGGTACACAAAGAGACCATTGGCTATAATGATATTTTCAAAAAGGACGTGGTAAGCTATCATTACTTTGAAGTGGTTATAGATAAAACCGGAACGACGATTGACCACTTAACACAACTGGCCTTACACGTTTCGCCACAGAACATAAAAAATAGTGGTTCCCCAACCATAACATCAAAATTTATTTCGGCCAATTTGGTCGCCGTAAAAGGAAACAACTCTAAATGGCAAATCAAAAAAATCGATTAG
- a CDS encoding AraC family transcriptional regulator, translating into MTQPKEFWVKNMVCSRCLKVIKQELQELDITVLSLELGRLLVEAPNLNEAAITDNVTRVLHTNSFKIVENEEEMLVERIKILLIEQLVELPLDMKVKTSELLASALHRDYKTLSKLFSTIEKSTIEKYFIKLKIEKVKELIQLKQHSFSDIGYLLDYSSVNHLSRQFKEVVGMSMTDYKNTGNWKRNFYDEIM; encoded by the coding sequence ATGACACAACCAAAAGAATTTTGGGTTAAAAATATGGTTTGTAGCAGATGCCTTAAAGTTATAAAACAAGAACTACAAGAATTAGATATTACTGTACTCTCATTAGAGCTAGGAAGGTTATTGGTAGAAGCACCTAACCTAAATGAAGCTGCTATAACGGACAACGTAACAAGGGTGCTTCACACAAATAGTTTCAAAATTGTAGAAAATGAAGAAGAGATGCTGGTTGAAAGAATCAAAATTCTACTAATCGAGCAACTTGTTGAACTACCATTGGATATGAAAGTGAAGACCTCAGAACTCTTGGCCTCAGCATTGCATCGTGACTATAAGACACTGAGCAAACTATTTTCAACCATTGAAAAATCAACCATTGAAAAGTATTTCATCAAATTGAAGATAGAGAAGGTTAAAGAACTTATCCAACTTAAACAACATTCCTTCTCTGACATAGGTTACCTATTGGACTACAGCAGCGTAAATCATTTATCCAGACAGTTTAAGGAAGTGGTGGGAATGAGTATGACAGATTACAAGAACACAGGAAATTGGAAACGGAATTTCTATGATGAAATTATGTAG